The following proteins are co-located in the Planococcus plakortidis genome:
- a CDS encoding PPK2 family polyphosphate kinase: MDTQRYKVKAGEKVDLSDWPTQEDNRMEPGQIEQQLKETIEELKTWHIRLHAEEEKGIVVALQAMDAAGKDEAITYLFSNLTAQGLKVTTLGKPTEEELKHDYLWRLHDALPERGQIGILNRSHYEEVIAPRVHDLLEEEPLPDQLIDGEVWNRRYRQINEFERYMVENGFPFVKFFFNLSKEVQTSRLLERMKNPEKNWEFSFSDVEEREHWEDYQEIFGDMLTHTSTDYAPWYILPADDEMYSRLIIARVMVEMLEEINPELPEISGEQRGKLDHYIDKLEKEAK, from the coding sequence ATGGATACCCAACGATATAAAGTGAAAGCCGGCGAGAAAGTGGATCTCTCAGACTGGCCGACACAAGAAGATAATCGAATGGAACCCGGGCAAATCGAACAGCAATTGAAGGAAACAATCGAAGAATTGAAAACATGGCATATCCGGCTTCATGCAGAAGAAGAAAAAGGCATTGTGGTGGCCCTTCAGGCAATGGACGCAGCCGGAAAAGATGAAGCGATCACCTATTTGTTCTCGAACTTGACTGCACAAGGGCTGAAAGTGACGACACTCGGGAAACCGACGGAAGAGGAATTGAAGCATGATTATTTATGGCGCCTGCACGATGCCTTGCCGGAGCGGGGGCAAATCGGCATTCTAAACCGTTCCCATTACGAAGAAGTGATTGCGCCGCGCGTCCATGATTTACTTGAAGAAGAGCCCTTGCCCGACCAGTTAATCGACGGGGAAGTATGGAACCGGCGATACCGGCAAATCAACGAATTTGAACGGTATATGGTCGAGAACGGTTTTCCGTTTGTCAAATTCTTCTTTAATCTTTCGAAAGAAGTGCAAACTTCGCGCCTTCTCGAGCGGATGAAGAATCCCGAGAAAAATTGGGAGTTTTCCTTCAGCGATGTCGAAGAGCGGGAACATTGGGAAGATTACCAGGAGATTTTCGGCGATATGCTGACCCATACTTCTACGGACTATGCTCCCTGGTATATATTGCCGGCGGACGATGAAATGTATTCCCGTTTGATCATCGCCCGGGTGATGGTCGAAATGCTGGAAGAAATCAACCCGGAATTGCCTGAAATCAGCGGTGAACAAAGAGGGAAACTCGATCATTATATCGACAAGCTGGAAAAGGAAGCGAAATGA
- a CDS encoding EAL domain-containing protein, protein MDPLDIIDNMDKIMPAFQPIVSAVKHDVIGYELLGRYIEQDGTKSLGDFFNDPEVPDEFKTEVDQRLLEMALDQLLLENKDCLLFINRNARQLMAGDGEDFLKTLLEYRKRGFPLERIVLEITEHDFNDDFDTLNHLLLYFKTYGIQIAVDHVGAKSSNIDRIRQLRPHILKIDMSISRHHQPDAFQDIIHSISMLAHRIGARLLYEYIEDNHQLYFAWKHGGHYYQGYYLAHPDPTLLTTGALSIHVGDKVKEFVHREKAMVSERLAYTARSEEKLKRLMGKWQSPDYADLFIQEVLPLFERESFRIYICNSDGEQVSSNFRKTVGNWQSEPQQIGSHWAFRPYFLENMMLMKASHKGRLSDIYADIETGEMIRTFSYPLSDECFLFVDLSYEFISENDYLLFQ, encoded by the coding sequence ATGGATCCGTTAGACATCATCGACAATATGGATAAAATCATGCCGGCCTTCCAGCCGATCGTCAGTGCCGTCAAACACGACGTCATCGGCTATGAATTGCTCGGCCGCTACATAGAACAGGATGGCACCAAATCACTCGGCGATTTCTTCAACGACCCGGAAGTTCCGGACGAGTTCAAAACCGAAGTGGACCAAAGGCTGCTCGAGATGGCGTTGGATCAATTGCTGCTCGAAAATAAGGACTGCCTGTTGTTCATCAACCGCAACGCACGCCAGCTGATGGCAGGGGACGGTGAAGATTTCCTCAAGACCTTGCTCGAGTACCGGAAACGCGGGTTTCCGCTCGAACGCATTGTCCTTGAAATTACCGAACACGACTTCAACGATGATTTCGATACACTTAACCACTTGCTCTTGTATTTCAAAACCTACGGCATCCAGATCGCCGTTGACCACGTGGGGGCGAAAAGCTCGAACATCGACCGCATTCGCCAATTGCGGCCGCATATCCTAAAAATCGATATGAGCATCAGCCGCCATCACCAGCCCGATGCATTCCAGGACATTATCCATTCCATCTCGATGCTTGCCCATCGCATCGGCGCACGCCTGCTATACGAATATATTGAAGATAACCACCAACTGTATTTCGCCTGGAAACATGGCGGGCATTACTACCAAGGCTATTATTTGGCCCATCCCGACCCTACCCTTTTGACAACGGGGGCCTTGTCCATTCATGTAGGCGACAAAGTAAAAGAATTCGTCCACCGCGAAAAAGCGATGGTCAGCGAACGTTTGGCCTATACCGCCCGTTCCGAAGAAAAACTCAAGCGCTTGATGGGCAAATGGCAAAGCCCCGACTATGCCGACCTGTTCATCCAGGAAGTGCTGCCGCTGTTCGAAAGGGAAAGTTTCCGCATCTACATCTGCAATAGCGACGGGGAGCAAGTTTCCTCCAACTTCCGGAAAACAGTCGGAAACTGGCAAAGCGAGCCTCAGCAAATCGGCTCCCACTGGGCTTTCCGCCCGTATTTCCTGGAGAATATGATGCTTATGAAAGCGAGCCATAAAGGAAGGCTGTCGGACATCTACGCCGATATCGAAACCGGGGAAATGATCCGTACATTCAGCTATCCGCTATCGGACGAATGCTTCCTGTTTGTCGATTTAAGCTACGAATTCATTTCTGAAAATGATTACTTATTGTTTCAATGA